Proteins from one Ammospiza nelsoni isolate bAmmNel1 chromosome 18, bAmmNel1.pri, whole genome shotgun sequence genomic window:
- the LOC132081479 gene encoding thyroid adenoma-associated protein homolog, which produces MGAEREARACAAFYSSRGLAPTVLSCLRCLRHFAGSTAKRCKEKHLEEALQLTRALSEGLQALGEAEARPLLRCVLAFQMEATSSCSSFQKLEQMVTQLAVGKEALLAQEVDTLLSGLALQGEVLSPEDLQSVSMFLEESSLGRQHWQQNLPLLLQRLASTLHWVLQGQPTPGSTWGYLVIKACLQVFQVLPKDVALLVWSTSGKSETLQSLLGLLLEVAWEKALNKDTRLLAGTALSMLVNTAPQPQHGASAVLTLFQLPSQAGTGELKFGELVVEVPPVLEPDGLEKLVLTRGVLTCCKMDILSCQLEGLPNKACLLLDVVFPAVCALSREQKDCHYYCFQACALWLQRLREGLAALWHLMGTHVLAQDSELLQELTQLLWSNAETPVEGVSEFIHSSFRLLLEIYHLECQHFQDQERPLYQQMLQRVVSMPWQIKARYVPLCAIVPYMGSQQVLDAYPDLPQHLLSCLSTNHLCPAAAEAYKALVRQQCREWRDGQRGTEEALAEQWALRWLPLLSQGLCSPLPILQSNSANHLLTWTLRQLPATQALLAAQFGGQDTMSLQAWVSVLKAQKSVAGALPLREAALERLSRCLGTREEGIRLAALGLLCCSPNTNQPLSGTEVRLLRHFLPLNLNCDSSSFRQLLQAAVRKALVRLRDSSLAQLRGKAPRRSGPAEGAEQLAQAVGFVEWLLQLSIASLSPGSNYQRKKTALLLLAAVLETCTDTWSPDRKKGQPPRTMATLLSYARQRGCWDFFSQPNLLALMSCLQDSTNEIRDLASELLVRYFPTTFPEPIAQDLFQLAQDTLGSPRVQEAEAGAVLMKTILQKSDSGTMKSLSLQAEAALTLPSRGLCFAQHLLHVLQAQYKVARQDLLRAAATAPMHGAIAALRRCLLQVPEVAVSMQAAELVHSWQELLTCLVTTVRDITSLLLGALQSQQGPGADEQAAAPSFAEMGNAIGSLIMLGKGQGQEEEEGDSVLLSEEHSLILTCCWVSVKEIGLLLGGLAELLLSPALPAEVGPLLPLPTLQTATRVFQEILLRCRHWGAVEGCSMGFTKFCAALLNHPDPELQAIPRAVLEQGLEALGGPRSSSITRRAAGFPMLFLCIVSGEAPAQARPLLTRCIQTLLSLAAMALPQDWDQTLDLPQVCALHVLQTLVRGAGLGGAVLCHATPMMALALRGLGSPCWAMRNAAIQLFSALTSRLLGQPWSHRDGCPSEGLSLHAFLGQHPKLGAVLLGELKVATAPTSGGPRLHPALHAILTLLAQLQPGADIAGSPSAPFLEPLLGLAESPIYAVRAMAAKALVPVVAPPQRCRLLLQLARQLPAAPGQIRSHNAVHGQLLQMQALLGCATGTGGLSAEALHPVALQLEARGWLLTPAQRCPLVRAAFLQVLALLPTSFSPGFAQYIHGTISAELGSLLQGGKSGCAQPQVGSAILHQTMAHFMCSEAARLADSERIAAVCSLLQQPNPDIQLAILSWVIAGEGGSCKEVENALGLTLLESLQSVLQERRDKEFLRLYLEALLHLYRDPSSWSQEASSKLQGSSRSCLEMLLHMVEAECPGPDLLFQALCAASLLLAHQCGDEDAALVERWCAALEECSRSACSELLRLAAARSLQLAGPSVLQPSLCAARPSLVPVALRLINMAIHLLQDEEREVRHEASGFASLLRQSPGELLQDGCIFVQDNVGLQSLLELLLGEFGEHPETFNSLLQHIPVLDVRSVVEELEANKAVSLYKEDEPNVFAEPAVLAQQLLPVLVQLLEKAPTGSPVHASALQWLEATGPGVLRDLQYCRHCWSQGPAACWGMKALGCAKLHTALAVLLVRAQLVAQVLRVLGEGATAMPGLGCGSQELEQELELVQGLLVQHGLAPVPRQDNAPGELGPLSGTDSSRHAAV; this is translated from the exons ATGGGCGCCGAGCGGGAGGCGCGGGCCTGCGCCGCCTTCTACAGCTCACGGGGCCTCGCCCCCACGGTGCTCTCCTGCCTGCGCTGCCTGCGGCACTTCGCGGG GAGCACTGCCAAGAGATGCAAGGAGAAGCACCTGGAGGAGGCTCTCCAGCTGACACGGGCGCTGAGCGAGGGTCTGCAGGCGCTGGGCGAGGCAGAGGCACGACCCCTGCTCCGCTGTGTCCTGGCTTTCCAGATGGAGGcaaccagcagctgcagctccttccagaAACTGGAACAG ATGGTGACCCAGCTGGCAGTGGGGAAGGAAGCCCTGCTGGCCCAGGAGGTGGACACACTGCTGAGtggcctggctctgcagggagag gtgctgtCTCCTGAGGACCTTCAGTCAG TGTCCATGTTCCTggaggagagcagcctgggccggcagcactggcagcagaacctgcccctgctgctgcagcgCCTGGCCAGCACCCTGcactgggtgctgcagggccagcccacacctggcagcacctggggctACCTGGTCATCAAG gcctGCCTCCAGGTCTTCCAGGTGCTGCCAAAGGATGTGGCTCTCCTGGTGTGGAGCACATCAGGAAAGAGTGAGaccctgcagagcctcctgggactgctgctggaggtggccTGGGAGAAG GCCCTGAACAAGGACACGAGGCTGctggcaggcacagccctgagcatgTTGGTGAACAcggccccccagccccagcacggggCCAGTGCAGTGCTGACCCTGTTCCAGCTGCCCAGCCAAG CAGGCACTGGGGAGCTGAAGTTTGGGGAGCTGGTGGTGGAAGTGCCCCCTGTCCTGGAACCAGACGGGCTGGAGAAGCTGGTGCTTACCAGAGGTGTGCTGACGTGCTGCAAGATGGACAtcctcagctgccagctggagGGCCTTCCCAACAAG gcctgcctgctgctggaCGTGGTctttcctgctgtgtgtgccctgagcagggagcagaaggACTGCCACTACTACTGCTTCCAAG CCTGTGCGCTGTGGCTGCAGCGCCTGCGGGAgggcctggctgctctctggcACCTGATGGGGACCCACGTCCTGGCCCAGGACTCTGAGCTCCTCCAGGAGCTCacccagctgctgtggagcaATGCAGAGACCCCG GTGGAAGGTGTGTCTGAGTTCATCCACAGCTCCTTCCGATTGCTGCTGGAGATCTACCACCTGGAGTGCCAGCACTTCCAGGACCAGGAGAGACCCCTCTACCAACAGATGCTGCAGAGGGTGGTCTCAATGCCTTGGCAGATCAAAGCAAGATACGTGCCCCTGTGTGCCATCGTCCCCTACATGGGCAGCCAGCAG GTGCTGGATGCCTACCCGGACCTGCCACAGCATCTCCTGAGCTGCCTCTCCACCAACCACCTGTGTCCCGCCGCGGCCGAGGCCTACAAGGCGCTGGTGCGGCAGCAGTGCCGCGAGTGGCGAGATGGGCAGCGGGGCACAgaggaggccctggcagagcagtgggCACTGCGCTggctccccctgctctcccagggcctctgctctcccctgcccaTCCTGCAGAGCAACAGTGCCAACCACCTTCTCACCTGGACCCTGCGGCAGCTCCCGGCcacccaggcactgctggcagcccaGTTTGGCGGCCAGGACACGATGTCACTGCAGGCCTGGGTGTCCGTGCTGAAGGCACAGAAGAGTGTGGCAGGGGCCCTGCCGCTGCGGGAGGCGGCTCTGGAGCGGCTCTCCCGCTGCCTGGGCACCCGTGAGGAGGGCATTCGGTTGGCGGCGCTgggcctgctctgctgcagccccaacACCAACCAGCCCCTCTCGGGCACCGAGGTGCGGCTGCTGCGGCACTTCCTGCCCCTCAACCTCAACTGCGACTCCTCCTCGTTccggcagctgctgcaggcagccgTGAGGAAGGCGCTGGTGCGGCTCAGGGACAGCTCGCTGGCCCAGCTGCGGGGGAAGGCGCCGCGGCGCTCCGGGCcggcagagggagcagagcagctcgCCCAGGCCGTAG GCTTTGTGgaatggctgctgcagctcagcatcGCCTCACTCAGCCCAGGCTCCAACTACCAGAGGAAGAAGAcggctctgctcctcctggccgCTGTTTTGGAGACCTGCACAGACACCTGGAGCCCTGACAGGAAGAAGGGCCAGCCCCCAC GGACCATGGCCACGCTGCTGAGCTACGCCAGGCAGAGAGGCTGCTGGGACTTCTTCTCCCAGCCCAATTTGTTGGCACTGatgagctgcctgcaggacagCACTAATGAG ATCAGAGACTTGGCCTCGGAGCTGCTTGTCCGCTACTTCCCTACCACATTCCCTGAGCCCATTGCCCAGGATCTCTTCCAGCTGGCCCAGGACACCCTGGGCAGCCCCCGAGTGCAggaggctgaggctggagctgtgctgatgAAGACCATCCTGCAGAA GTCAGACAGTGGCACCATGaagagcctgtccctgcaggctgaggcagccctgacactgcccagccGAGGGCTGTGCTTTGCCCAGCACCTTCTGCACGTGCTGCAGGCCCAGTACAAGGTGGCACGCCAGGACCTGCTGCGGGCAGCAGCCACGGCACCGATGCACG GAGCCATCGCTGCCCTGCGCAGGTgcctgctccaggtgccagaggtGGCCGTCTccatgcaggcagcagagctggtgcacagctggcaggagctcCTCACCTGCCTCGTGACCACAGTGAGAGACATCACCTCCCTCCTCctgggggctctgcagagccagcaagGCCCTGGTGCTGATGAGCAAG ctgctgccccatcATTTGCAGAGATGGGTAATGCCATTGGCTCCCTCATCATGCTGGGGAAGGGCCAGGGgcaagaggaagaggagggtgaCTCAGTCCTGCTGTCAGAGGAGCACAGCCTGATCCTGACGTGCTGCTGGGTGTCAGTGAAG GAGattgggctgctcctggggggcctggctgagctgctgctatccccagcactgcctgctgaaGTGGggcccctgctgcccctccccaccctgcagaCGGCCACCAGGGTGTTCCAGGAGATCCTGCTGCGATGCCGGCACTGG ggAGCAGTGGAGGGCTGCAGCATGGGCTTCACCAaattctgtgctgcactgctgaacCACCCAGATCCGGAGCTGCAGGCCATCCCACGGGCCGTGCTGGAGCAG GGCTTGGAGGCCCTGGGTGGGCCCCGGAGCAGCTCGATCACGCGCCGTGCTGCCGGCTTCCCCATGCTCTTCCTGTGCATCGTCAGCGGGGAGGCCCCGGCGCAGGCACGGCCCCTCCTGACCCGCTGCATTCAGACCCTGCTGAGCTTGgctgccatggcactgccacaggACTGGGACCAGACCCTCGACCTCCCACAG GTGTGTGCCCTCCACGTGCTGCAGACGCTGGTCCGCGGGGCGGGGCTGGGCggggcagtgctgtgccacGCCACACCCATGATGGCCCTGGCACTGCGCGGCCTGGGCTCGCCCTGCTGGGCCATGAGGAACGCAGCCATCCAGCTCTTCA gtgcccTCACATCCCGGCTGCTGGGACAGCCGTGGAGCCACAGGGATGGCTGCCCATcagaggggctgagcctgcACGCCTTCCTCGGGCAGCACCCAAAGCTGGGCGCTGTGCTGCTTGGAGAGCTCAAGGTGGCCACAGCACCCACATCAGGGGGGCCCCGCCTGCACCCTGCACTCCATGCCATCCTCACCCtcttggcccagctgcagcctggcgCTGACATTGCCGGCAG tccctctgctcccttcctggagccactgctggggctggcagagagcCCCATCTACGCCGTACGAGCAATGGCTGCCAAGGCTCTGGTGCCCGTTGTGGCCCCTCCCCAGCGCTGcaggctcctcctgcagctggcccGGCAGCTCCCTGCAGCGCCCGGGCAGATCCGCTCGCACAACGCTGTCCacgggcagctgctgcagatgcaggcactgctgggctgtgccacgGGCACCGGGGG gctgtcggctGAGGCGCTGCACCCCgtggctctgcagctggaggcGCGGGGCTGGCTGCTCACCCCTGCCCAGCGCTGCCCCCTCGTCCGCGCTGCCTTCCTCCAGGTCCTCGCCCTCCTGCCCACATCCTTCAGCCCTGGCTTCGCCCAGTACATCCATGGCACCATCAGCGCCGAGCTGGGCAGCCTCCTGCAGGGGGGAAAgtcaggctgtgcccagccacaG gtgggctcagccaTCCTCCACCAAACCATGGCCCACTTCATGTGCAGCGAGGCAGCCCGGCTGGCGGACAGCGAGCGCATTGCTGCTGTCTGCTCACTCCTCCAGCAGCCCAACCCCGACATCCAGCTTGCCATCCTGAGCTGGGTGattgctggggagggaggatCGTGCAAGGAGGTGGAGAACGCTCTTGGGCTGACATTGCTG GAGAGCTTGCAGTCGGTGCTGCAAGAGAGAAGGGACAAAGAGTTCCTGAGATTGTACCTTGAGGCTTTGCTGCATCTTTACAGAGATCCCTCATCATGGTCCCAGGAAGCTTCCAGTAAGCTCCAGGGCTCCTCAAGATCATgcctggagatgctgctgcacaTGGTGGAGGCTGAGTGTCCTGGTCCTGATCTCCTCTTCCAGGCActgtgtgctgccagcctgctgcTTGCCCACCA GTGTGGGGACGAGGACGCTGCGCTGGTGGAGCGCTGGTGTGCGGCCCTGGAGGAGTGCAGCCGCTCCGCCTGCTCCGAGCTGCTGCGGCTGGCGGCCGCCcgctccctgcagctggcagggcccagcgtgctgcagccatccctgtgtgctgcccGTCCCTCACTCGTCCCCGTGGCCCTGAG GCTGATAAACATGGCCATTCACCTTCTGCAAGATGAGGAGCGGGAGGTTCGGCATGAGGCCTCAGGATTCGCCAGCCTCCTGCGGCAGAGCCCGGGGGAGCTGCTCCAAGATGGCTGCATCTTTGTGCAGGACAATGTGGGGCTCCAGAGCCTCCTAGAGCTCCTTCTGGGAGAGTTCGGGGAGCACCCTGAGACCTTCAACTCACTACTTCAACACATCCCTGTCTTAGATGTCAGGAGTGttgtggaggagctggaggccaACAA AGCTGTCAGCCTGTACAAGGAGGATGAACCCAACGTTTTTGCAGAGCcagctgtcctggcacagcagctgctccctgtcctggtgcagctcctggagaaggctccCACTGGCAGCCCAGTCCAtgcctcagctctgcagtggctgGAAGCCACAGGCCCCGGTGTGCTGAGGGACCTGCAGTACTGCAGACACTGCTGGAGCCAAG GTCCTGCTGCCTGTTGGGGGATGAAGGCGCTGGGCTGTGCCAAActccacacagccctggccgTGCTGCTGGTGAGGGCCCAGCTGGTGGCACAGGTGCTGCGGGTGCTGGGGGAAGGTGCCACCGCCATGCCAGGCCTGGGCTGTGGCTCCCAGGAgttggagcaggagctggagctggtaCAGGGGCTGCTGGTGCAGCATGGGCTGGCTCCTGTGCCAAGGCAGGACAATGCACCAGGAGAGCTAGGACCACTGTCAGGGACTGACAGCTCCAGGCATGCAGCAGTGTGA